From the genome of Spinacia oleracea cultivar Varoflay chromosome 2, BTI_SOV_V1, whole genome shotgun sequence, one region includes:
- the LOC130467237 gene encoding zinc finger BED domain-containing protein DAYSLEEPER-like, whose amino-acid sequence MSNQVEEAVPNVAEAVSAASRKLNKAKRKIKDRSEVWEHVQKTYTSDGMKAISGETSGLTYHKFDVASLRKDLAFMIVVDELPFKFVEGIGFKYFCSMMEPRFHVPSKITVAKDCFASYLIEKRKLKHELRKCKSRVSLTTDTWTSTQ is encoded by the exons ATGTCTAACCAAGTGGAAGAGGCAGTCCCTAATGTCGCAGAGGCAGTTTCAGCTGCTTCAAGGAAGCTTAACAAAGCCAAAAGGAAGATAAAAGACCGTTCAGAAGTGTGGGAGCACGTTCAAAAGACATACACCTCTGATGGGATGAAAGCAATCT CTGGAGAAACTAGTGGTTTAACTTATCATAAGTTTGATGTTGCTAGTCTCAGGAAAGATCTTGCGTTCATGATTGTTGTAGATGAGTTGCCTTTTAAATTTGTTGAGGGAATTGGTTTTAAATACTTTTGTAGTATGATGGAGCCTAGATTTCATGTTCCTTCTAAGATAACAGTAGCAAAAGATTGTTTTGCTTCTTACTTGATTGAGAAAAGGAAACTAAAACATGAGTTGAGGAAATGCAAGTCTAGAGTTTCTTTAACCACTGATACATGGACTTCAACACAATAA
- the LOC110805189 gene encoding zinc finger BED domain-containing protein RICESLEEPER 2-like produces the protein MKTVNESITRVRHAVRFIKQSPSRLLRFKKCVSDEKIVSKKLLCLDVPTRWNSTYLMLSAAISLESSFERYAEEYPHYTVDLCEREGKGIPESEDWNSVKTFSEYLQTFYGLTNRVSGSLYVTSNLFFHELINVVVLLKELTSSDDPDMCLMACKMKEKYEKYWGDPEKINLMIFVVVVLDPRYKFDYVEWMLTEIYDVITASVLARNVKDILSALFVEYRILPPTDVVREQVSSTKDDTQSTTSHKKVEVLKSKYKKHKCELNGEAKIELNKFLEEDAEEEDDDSDILGWWKFNSARFPTMGRMARDVLAVPISTVASESAFSTGGRVLDNFRSSLNPVVVQGLVCNQNWLRAGPFQGVEECLEEVELLEEVSYSCPLVLYYGYQTRMILT, from the exons ATGAAAACGGTTAATGAGTCAATTACTCGTGTTAGGCATGCTGTAAGATTCATTAAGCAATCTCCATCAAGGTTGCTAAGGTTTAAAAAGTGTGTGTCAGATGAAAAAATAGTTTCCAAAAAGTTGTTATGCCTTGATGTGCCAACTAGGTGGAATTCTACATACTTGATGTTGAGTGCTGCAATTTCTCTTGAGAGTTCTTTTGAGAGGTATGCTGAGGAGTACCCTCATTATACGGTTGATTTGTGTGAAAGGGAGGGGAAAGGTATCCCTGAATCTGAGGATTGGAATAGTGTGAAAACGTTTTCTGAATATTTGCAAACCTTCTATGGTCTTACTAATCGCGTATCTGGGTCTTTGTATGTGACttccaatttattttttcatgaGTTGATTAATGTTGTGGTACTTTTGAAAGAGTTAACATCGAGTGATGATCCAGATATGTGTCTTATGGCTtgtaaaatgaaggaaaagtATGAGAAATATTGGGGTGATCCTGAAAAAATTAACTTGatgatttttgttgttgttgtccttGATCCTCGATATAAATTTGATTATGTCGAGTGGATGTTGACTGAAATTTATGATGTTATTACTGCATCTGTTTTGGCAAGAAATGTGAAAGATATATTGAGTGCTTTATTTGTGGAATATCGTATTTTGCCTCCAACTGATGTTGTTAGGGAGCAAGTATCATCCACTAAGGATGATACACAGTCAACTACCTCACATAAGAaggttgaggttttgaaaagtAAGTATAAGAAGCATAAATGTGAGCTTAATGGAGAGgcaaaaattgagttaaataaGTTTTTGGAGGAGGATGCGGAGGAGGAAGATGATGACTCTGATATTTTGGGGTGGTGGAAGTTCAATAGTGCAAGGTTTCCTACTATGGGAAGAATGGCTCGTGATGTGCTTGCTGTCCCAATATCAACCGTGGCCTCCGAGAGTGCATTTAGCACCGGGGGAAGAGTTCTTGACAATTTTAGAAGCTCTTTAAATCCGGTGGTCGTTCAAGGTCTTGTTTGTAATCAAAATTGGTTACGTGCTGGTCCATTCCAAGGTGTTGAAGAGTGTTTGGAGGAAGTGGAGCTTCTTGAAGAAg TATCATATTCATGTCCCCTAGTATTATATTATGGCTATCAGACAAGAATGATATTGACCTGA